In Pseudomonas lutea, the genomic stretch CGACCCCGACCTCCGGCCGCTGGGCGTGATTCATCAACTCGCCGAGCCAGTCGCCCTGGGTCACCACCGCATAGGGATTAAGCATCAGCAAGTACTCGCCGCGCGCGTGTTGCGCAGCCAGGTTGCGCAACGCCGTGGGGCTGAGCACCTCGCCGCTGTACAGCACACGAAACGCGTCGCTGCCCATGTTCGCCAGGCCTTCAAGCCAGCCCCGGGCCTCGGCGCTGTCGCTGCCGTTGTCGACGATCAACAGCTCGTAATGCGGATAAGCGGTCTTCTCCAGCAAGCTGTCGAAACAGCGTTGCAGTGCCGCCAACTGATTGCGATGGCTGACGATGATCGACACCAACGGCTGCTGCGGATGCTCATAGTCAATCCGATTGAGCAGCGGCTGGTTGCCCTGGCGCAAGTGATGCTCGATGCCGCAGCGCTGCAAATGCGCCTGCACCACCCGAGGGTTGTGTTCGATGACCTCGTCCGAGATCAGCCACTGGCCCAGCGCGAACTGGCTTTCCACCAGCAAATCGGCGATATGACCGATGGATTCGGCGCCATCGTTCTCCACCAGCCGCCAGATCACGTCATGGGGCGCCAGCTCGCCGAAGCCTGCATCGAAGCCACCCAGCGCGATGAACCGCTGGCGCTCGAAGGCAAGCACTCGGCCTACATAAGGATAGCTGCGCAAGAAGTCCAGGTTGAAAGCGGGTTTGAACACCGGCTCGGCGGATTCGCCTTCACGCAGCGCGCCTTCATCGCTGTAAAAACAGCGCACCTGCGGAGCATTAGCGATGCGGTCGGCGAGGGTCAACAACGCGGGCGCCACCAGGCGGTCACCGGCGCGCAGCAGGTAAAACCAGTCCGCGCCTTCCAACTGAGGCAGCAGGCCATTGAGCTGATCGGCCCAGTCGGCTTGAAGCGGCAATTTGAACAGGCGTTCTTCCAGCACCGGTTCGGTGACCGAACCGGTCAACATCACCGTCAGCTCGGCGGGGTAAAACTGCTCGGCGAGGCTGTCCAGCGTCAGCTTGCGCCGCGCGCTGCTGCCGTGTTCGTCGATGACCACGGCGACGATCTTCGGCTGCACGGGCAAGCGTCGCAGCCTGTCGGGCAGCAAGGCTTGCTGATGCGCGTTGAAGGTCCGGCAACTCAGCCACTGGGCATACAGTTCGGCAAAGCTCTGGCTGTCGACGCCCACTTTAAGTGGCAGCACGGCCTGTTGGCTGCCCAGGGTCCGGCTCAACGCCAGCTCCTCCCAGACGCGTGGCTGACGCTCGGCATGGTCCAGCTCGACGTAACGCACCCATCCCTGGGCGGGCGGTGGTTCGCTGGTCCGGGCCTTGAGCATGTCCACCAGCCAGGTCAATTCGTTGGCAGCGGCGATGCGCATGGCTTGCTGGCGGCTGAGGCGCTCGGGGTGCAGGCGCTCGACACTGAGCACCTGGTTGAGCACGATCAAATTGCCGCGCCGCAGCAGGCAGGTGTAAAGCGCCAGATCCAGCATCGCAGCGAAGCCTTGGTCCTTACCGGTCAAGGCGGGCAGCAGCTCCTGGATGTCGGCGCGGCGAAACATCGCGCTGGTGAAGCTGCCGAGGAAGTTGGACGGGAAGTTCTCGAAGATCGCCAGCATGTCGGTGCCGAGAAACAGCGAGTCCTTGGGCGCGACCGGTGTGTTCTCCAGACGCGACGGCAACTGAATGCTGTCAGCGTCCCAGAGAAAGCGCTGCGCCAGCACCAGATTGGCGTCGGGATTGGCGACGAACGCCTGCGCCTGCAAGGTGATGCAGCCAGGGAACAACCGATCGTCATCGCACAGAAACTTGACGTACTCTCCCTGCGCCTGCGCCAGACACTGCAGCAGGTTCCCCACAAAACCGAGCCGCTGCGGGTTGCGCACGTAGCGCAGCTCAACGTTGCTCAAAGGCGTGAGGGTGTCGACGATCTCGCGTATTTCGCTGCCAGGGGAGTCGTCGCAAACGATGACTTCCAGACGCTCATAGGTCTGGGTCAGGGCGCTGGCCAGGGCGGTCTGGAAAAACCGAGGGTTATAGGCAGGGATGACGATGCTGACGAGGGGAACTGAATTCACAGGCAGACTCACGAGCGGTGCCGGCCTTCAGCGCGAAGGGCCGGCCTAACCGCTGACTATAACGGTTAACGCTCAGCGGGCGGGAACGCAGGCTCGGCCCGCGCTCCGTTCAGCGGCGCACTTACAGTTTGCTGAACAGGTTCAGCGCTGACAGCTGAGTAAAGACCAGCTGCGAAGCTTGCAACATGGTCTTCTGCAGGGTCAGGCGGGCAATGGCATCAACCGGGTCGGAGGCAGTGATGCCTTGAGCCTCGTTGCTGCCGTTGTCCAGCAGGTTCTGGTTGGTCACGCCCTGGTCAGTGGCGGTTTTTGCCCGCGCACCGCCGTCGCTGACTGCGTCGTTGATCTGGTTGGCCGCGCTGGTCAGGTTGCCGATGGTCGAGCTCAGCGTGGCCTGCAGTTTTTGCTTGGCGACCGGGTCACCGTCCACTTTACCGTTCAACGCCGTGATGACGTTGGACAAGGTGTTGAGGATGTTCTGGCTCTGCTGAGTCGACGACTGCGCCGTGAACTGATCACCGCTGGCCAACGTCACCGGAGTGCCGCTGAAGGTGAAGGTCACGCCCGACGCCACGGCCTGATTGGCCACCGGGGTACCGGTCAACGTGCCGCTGGAGACCGGCTTGCTGGTGGTGGCGTCGTACGGCGCGGCATACAGGTCGAACTCTGTGGCGCTGCTGAAGCGGATGATCGCCCCGCCCGACGGGAAGGTCTCGTTGAATTGAGTCTGGTCGGTAACAGTTGAATCGGTGACCACCGTGGTCGACGGGTTACCCGGCGAACGGGTCGTGCTCACCGTGCTGTTGGACACTGCCAGGCTGAACGTATGACCGGCAATGGCCGCATCGGCCTGTGTCGCGTCGCCGTACTGCGCCGGGGTCAGATTGACGTTGAGGGTCAGCTCCAGCCCGCGGAAGCCAATGGTTTGATTGCCTTCGTTGTTCGACGAAAACTTGCCGGTCGAGGTGGCATCGGCGGTGACGTCGTTGCCGGCCTTGTCGAGAATCTTGTACTGCGTGCTGCTCTGAAACGAAATGCTGTACGGCTCACCCGGGGCGAACTTGTTGTCGTAGGCCGCGGTATTGCTGACGCTGCCGCCCGACAGGGCAATGACGTTGTCGTTCACCGCAGGCGATGTCAGTGTCGTCGTGGTGCGAGTGGTGTTGATCGCCTGCTCGAACGCATCCCAGCCGGTGGTGTTGGCGGCCATGGAAATGCCGCTGCCGATCGGCAACAGGTTGCGCGTCTGGTCGCCCTGGTAGCTGTATGTGCCATCGGGGTTGACGGAGTACGGCGCTGTCGTGGATTTGGACCCGGAGAACAGGTAGGAGCCATCGGCGTCCTTGCTGTTCATCAGGCCGAGAATCTGGGTTTGCACTTCCTTCAGTTCCGCGGCATTGGCCTGACGGTCTTTATCGGTGAAGGTCGCATTGGCAGCGCCGAGCACCAGTTCCTGAGCGCGCTGGATGGCCGAGGTGATGGCAGTCATCGCAGTCTCGGTTTGCACCACGCTGGTATTGACCGTGCCGATGTTGGCGTTGTACTGGTTGAGCATCGTGCCCATCTGCTGCAATTGCAGCACGCGGCCGGCGCCAACCGGGTCATCGCCGGCGGTGTTGAGCTTGACCTGACTGGCCACTTCGTCGCCGGTTTTGGTGACGTTGGCGTAGCTGCGCGAGTAGTTCGTCGCGCTGGTTTCGTAAAACTGGGCCGTTGAAATACGCATGGATTACGATTCCTTAAAGACTGTTGATCAGCGTGCTGAAGATGGCTTGAGCCGCTTTGATGATCTGCGACGAAGCGGTGTAGTACTGCTGGTACTTGACCAGGTTGGCGGCTTCTTCATCCAGCGACACACCGGCGACGCTGTCGCGCGCGGTCTTGGCCTGGGTCAGCACCGCCGTGGTCGCCGTCGTGTCGTTTTTCGCCTGCGCCGCTTTGCTGCCCACGGTGGTGATCATGTTGGCGTTGGCACCGCTCAGGCTCATGCCTGTGCCGTTGCCGGCAGCATTGTCGAGGGTCTGTTTGGTCTGCAGCGTAATCACCGACGCAGCGTTGCGGTTGTCCGAAGACCCGGCAGCGGTCATGGCGATGCTGAAGGTGTCGCCAGCTTTGGCGGTGCCACCGATGGTCGTGCCAAAGGTGAAAGACTGCTTGGCGCCTGAAGAGTCTGTGTAGCCGACTTCCAGGCTGACGTCGTTGGACACGCCAGGCACGATCGAACCCGTGATCGCGTTGCCGGATTTATCCAGCACCGGCTGACCCTGAGCGTTGACCAGCGAGTAGCTTTGGGCACCGTTGACGTCGTCGCCCATGATCATGCGCATTGGCATCGAGGCCGTCAGCGCATTGCGCAAGTCGGCGGTGGCCGTCGGGTTGTAGATGTCGGCCTGGTTGGACAGCACCGGCTGAGTGAACGTACCCGAACCCTTGTTGCTCGCGCTCGCGCCGCCGGTCAGCGGACCAGCCGTGGCGATGGTTTTAGGGTCGGTCATTACCACTTTGATGCCGTCGGCGCCGGTTTTTCCCGGGCTGATCTTGAAGGTGTCACCCTCCCCCGAGGCGCCCTTGAACTTCAACGAGAAGCCGTCGATGATCGGCGGATTGGCATCACTGGTGTTGTAAGACCCCAGGTCCTTGCCGTCGGGCATGCGCTTGACGCTGTACTGACCGGAGGCGTTGGTGAACGTCACCTGATAATCGTTGGTGGTCAGCGCGCCGCTGTTGGTGATGGACACCGCGAAGTTGCCCGACGCCTGATCGTTGGTTTTGTTCGCAACGCTGCGCTGAGCCGTCAGGCTCGGGTCGTTGACATTGATGAACAGGTTGGCGCCGAAGTTGCCGTTGGCGTCGATGCCCTGATTGAGCTGGGCGTTGACCTGATCGGAAGCCACAACCGCCAGACGACCGAGTTCATTGGCCGCCGGCTGCAGCACGTCACTGCGATAGCGCAGCAGGCCGCCCAGCGTACCGCCGGTGACCACGCTCGACACATCGACGTTGCTGTTCTGATAGTTGAGCTTGAGCGAATACACGTTCGGGTCGGCATCGCTCGGCGAGGCGGTCAGCGTGTTGGCTTTGCTGCCGGTGACCAGTGGCTGGCCGGTGCCGATGTAGACGTCGTAGTTGCCGTTGGTTTCGACGACTTTGGCGCCGACCAGGTCATTGAGCTGGCGCACGGCTTCGCTGCGCGAGTCGAGCAGTGTGTTCGGCTGACCGCCGGAGGCCTGCGCCTGAGTGATCTGCAGGTTCATGCTGGCGATGGACG encodes the following:
- a CDS encoding glycosyltransferase; the encoded protein is MNSVPLVSIVIPAYNPRFFQTALASALTQTYERLEVIVCDDSPGSEIREIVDTLTPLSNVELRYVRNPQRLGFVGNLLQCLAQAQGEYVKFLCDDDRLFPGCITLQAQAFVANPDANLVLAQRFLWDADSIQLPSRLENTPVAPKDSLFLGTDMLAIFENFPSNFLGSFTSAMFRRADIQELLPALTGKDQGFAAMLDLALYTCLLRRGNLIVLNQVLSVERLHPERLSRQQAMRIAAANELTWLVDMLKARTSEPPPAQGWVRYVELDHAERQPRVWEELALSRTLGSQQAVLPLKVGVDSQSFAELYAQWLSCRTFNAHQQALLPDRLRRLPVQPKIVAVVIDEHGSSARRKLTLDSLAEQFYPAELTVMLTGSVTEPVLEERLFKLPLQADWADQLNGLLPQLEGADWFYLLRAGDRLVAPALLTLADRIANAPQVRCFYSDEGALREGESAEPVFKPAFNLDFLRSYPYVGRVLAFERQRFIALGGFDAGFGELAPHDVIWRLVENDGAESIGHIADLLVESQFALGQWLISDEVIEHNPRVVQAHLQRCGIEHHLRQGNQPLLNRIDYEHPQQPLVSIIVSHRNQLAALQRCFDSLLEKTAYPHYELLIVDNGSDSAEARGWLEGLANMGSDAFRVLYSGEVLSPTALRNLAAQHARGEYLLMLNPYAVVTQGDWLGELMNHAQRPEVGVVSGKLFDASGAIVHAGVILGLQNSAATPFYGESLDAAGYMQRLQVVQDLSAVGPDCLLVRRSVFEHVGALDAEAFADSFSEVDLCLRVREQGYLVVWTPFSVMALGAAPVKTRDDEAQQRQTRELEALYLRWLPIIARDPAYNPSLTLDAYSFRLDPGLRTGWSPFSERSLPSVLALPMNATAVGHYRVTQPFIELSAADRIIGQIAYDAPTTIELERRSPDVIVLQGRYHEASMEDTVRLKTFSNARRIFELDDYVISVPKKNAHGRHMPTNLEAVVKRGISLCDRVVVSTHALGNALSSMHHDIRVVPNMLAPHLWTGRRAQRRTSFKPRVGWGGGTSHGGDLEIIADVIRQLADEVDWVFFGMCPADLRPFLKEFHPAVSLEAYPAKLSSLNLDLALAPLEYHIFNDCKSNLRLLEYGACGYPVICTDTEAYRGYLPCTRLTGNTTEEWLEAIRMHLADPQASYRMGDELHEVVMRDFMLRGDNLQYWVNGWLAD
- a CDS encoding flagellar hook-associated protein 3, which produces MRISTAQFYETSATNYSRSYANVTKTGDEVASQVKLNTAGDDPVGAGRVLQLQQMGTMLNQYNANIGTVNTSVVQTETAMTAITSAIQRAQELVLGAANATFTDKDRQANAAELKEVQTQILGLMNSKDADGSYLFSGSKSTTAPYSVNPDGTYSYQGDQTRNLLPIGSGISMAANTTGWDAFEQAINTTRTTTTLTSPAVNDNVIALSGGSVSNTAAYDNKFAPGEPYSISFQSSTQYKILDKAGNDVTADATSTGKFSSNNEGNQTIGFRGLELTLNVNLTPAQYGDATQADAAIAGHTFSLAVSNSTVSTTRSPGNPSTTVVTDSTVTDQTQFNETFPSGGAIIRFSSATEFDLYAAPYDATTSKPVSSGTLTGTPVANQAVASGVTFTFSGTPVTLASGDQFTAQSSTQQSQNILNTLSNVITALNGKVDGDPVAKQKLQATLSSTIGNLTSAANQINDAVSDGGARAKTATDQGVTNQNLLDNGSNEAQGITASDPVDAIARLTLQKTMLQASQLVFTQLSALNLFSKL
- the flgK gene encoding flagellar hook-associated protein FlgK; translated protein: MSLISIGLSGLNASSAAMTTIGNNTANVDTLGYSRQQVMTAAGAQQNIGVGFVGTGTTLSDVRRIYNGFLDTQLQTSTALSSDATAYLSQASKLDSILSDSSTGISTVLSKFFSDLGTLSTRPTDSSARTTFLTSASALAGQFNSISSQMKDQNASINTQMNTVAGQVNALASSIASMNLQITQAQASGGQPNTLLDSRSEAVRQLNDLVGAKVVETNGNYDVYIGTGQPLVTGSKANTLTASPSDADPNVYSLKLNYQNSNVDVSSVVTGGTLGGLLRYRSDVLQPAANELGRLAVVASDQVNAQLNQGIDANGNFGANLFINVNDPSLTAQRSVANKTNDQASGNFAVSITNSGALTTNDYQVTFTNASGQYSVKRMPDGKDLGSYNTSDANPPIIDGFSLKFKGASGEGDTFKISPGKTGADGIKVVMTDPKTIATAGPLTGGASASNKGSGTFTQPVLSNQADIYNPTATADLRNALTASMPMRMIMGDDVNGAQSYSLVNAQGQPVLDKSGNAITGSIVPGVSNDVSLEVGYTDSSGAKQSFTFGTTIGGTAKAGDTFSIAMTAAGSSDNRNAASVITLQTKQTLDNAAGNGTGMSLSGANANMITTVGSKAAQAKNDTTATTAVLTQAKTARDSVAGVSLDEEAANLVKYQQYYTASSQIIKAAQAIFSTLINSL